TCTACGTAAGCCAGCATGGCATCTAAACCCTGGCCTTTGTTGGCGTTGGCTTTCCGTTCTTCTCTTTTTTCTTCTTTGTCCTGCCGCTTTTTAAGTTTTTTCTTTTCATTTTCTTTTTTATTGAAAGTCTCCTGTGATCTGCCCATATATTCTCTTTTTAGTTGTTTCGCTTAGACAATATGTGCGTCATACGGCCCGCTAGTGGTGGGATAATAAGTAAAGGTACGAAATAATTAAAGCATTTCTCGCCTTAATTCTAATTATGATTACGGAAAGCATGGTAAAAGTTCTTGTTGGTAGAGCAGCGGTAATTACTGCGGTGATTTCCTTGCTTTCTGCGGCTCCTTCTTAAAAGTAGAGAAATAGATGTAATTATTCCGGGAATATAAGAATAGGTGGATGCTTAATTCTATTTTGATTCATAGATTGTTCAGGGCCTTAGTTGCACTTAGCAACAGTTGTTTGTTTGGAACTTGGCAGAGTTTGAAATTTTTAAAATTTTGCGAAGCTGCTCCACTTTGGTGCCCCCTTAGCTGGCTCGCGCTCGTTTAAAAAAATGGAAAACGTACAAGTTCCCCTTTGGAGGGATAGGGGTGGTTGATTTATGAGAAATAATGTTAATTTCTAAATTTTCTTTATTCTAGTGTTGCACCAAGTGCCCCTCCAAACGCACCAACAAAAATCAATAGCTTTTATTAAGCGCAAAAAGTTCTTCGTAGGCCAATGCTACTTTAAACTGGAGAAATTAAAAATTGAAAGTAAAACTGCCTGCTACCCACTTTCTTAAAAATAAAAACTTTCTCCTTAACTTTCGGGGAGGAAACTACAAACAATGGCAGCGAGCGGGATTATAGCGGGGAACAGAAACGCAAAACACGAGTATCTGGTAGATGGCCAACGCATTACAACTATTGCTTACCACGATCTGGTAAAACACACTTCCGCCGAAACCCTAACGGTAATGGGGTCTTCGTACCAGGTGTATCCTAGCTTTCTCGACTTAAACCAAGGTTTATTTACTATTGGCACCGGCTTTAATCCTGGGCCGGAAGTAAATGTGGTGCAGCTAGAGCACGCTATATGGTTATCGTGCCCGTGTGGGGCAGTAAAAACGCAGCTTTGTCCGCACCAAGCGCAGGTTTTACAGGCCGTAATGTTGCGGCCCGAGTTCCGGGTGTTTTTTGATGAAAAATTGCGACGCGATAAAATTTTACCGGTGGCCAAAGATTACGGCCTCGCCGAAGCAAAAAACCTGGATGCGTATTTTACTCTGGAGTATGTTAATAAAAGCATTGTGGTAAAGCCGCGTCAGAAAGAATTACTGCCACTTAACGCCGAAACCCAGGCTTACTTATCCGAAGCACTTTTACTCAAACCAAAATTACCGGTAGTTTCAGGGCAAACCCCGAAAGAAAGTACTAGATTGATTGTGGTACTTTCGGCGCATAAACAGTACCGGCATTTGTACCTGGAGCTATACCAGGCCACCGTGAGCCAGGAAGGTAAAATTAAAAACCCTTTGCAGGTTATCTCGCCCGCCGATTTAATCTGGCTGACGGATAATCCCGAAGAAATTAAATTTTACTCGGCCATTTCTAAATTTCAAAATAATTACCACACTACTCCCGCCGAATCTGATTGGGAAGCCCTGAAAGCTTTGGTTCGCAACCCACTAAAGCTGAGTTTCTATGGCCAAAATTTAAAAAAACAAACCGATACTATTACCGCGGGTGCCTTGGTGCCTTTGCGGGTGCAAAATTTACCGGCAAACCTGGAGCTGGACGTGCACTTGCAAGATCATTTTTACCAGATAACCGGCAGCCTGATTCTGGAAGAACAGAAATTTATGCTGCCTAAGCTGGAAATCCGGCACGAGTATTTTATTCAGATAAAGCACACTTTGTATTTTTTTCAGAACCCGGATGTGTTGCGGATTATTCAGTTTTTTAAAAAACGGGACCACAAGATTATTGTGCATGAATCAAAATTCGCCGAATTCCGGGAAACCGTGCTGGCTAACCTGGAAAGTAAAATCCGGGTAAATTACTCGTACGTAAAACCGGCCACCGAAAAGCAAATTGTGGATTACGGTTTCGACGAAACCCGCGAACCCATTATTTATTTATCCGACTCCGAAGATTTTATTTTAATTACGCCGGTGATGCGCTACGGGCCGTTAGAGATTCCGGTAAAATCGCGGCAGCAAATTTACGCCACCGATGCCCGCGGTAATGCTTTTACTTTATCCCGCGACGAAGAAGCAGAAGATAACCTGACAGCAGCCATTTTAAAACAACATCCGTATTTTTACGAGCAACTGCACCTGGATTGCTTTTACCTGCACCGCGACCGCTTTTTGCTGGATGGCTGGTTTCTGGAGGCTTTTGATGTCTGGCAGCAAGCTGGTATTACCATTCTGGGTTTTAAAGAATTAAAAAATAACAATTTAAATCCGCATAAAGCCAGGTTAAATATTCTGGTAACCAGCGGCATTAATTGGTTCGATACTACCGTGGATGTGCGCTTCGGCAAAAACAAAGTGCCGCTGAAATACCTGCACAAATCCATCCGGAACAAAAATCGTTTTGTTACCCTGGACGATGGTACCCAGGGCCTGTTGCCCGAAGAATGGCTGACAAAACTGACCCCTTATTTTGAAGCTGGCGAAGTTTCGGGCGAAACCCTGCGTACGCCCAAAACAAACTTTACCGCCATTGCCGAGCTATATGCCACCGAAGTGCTTTCGCGGGAAGTTAGGAGCGAACTGGCCTTGTACCAGGAAAAACTAGCTGATTTTACTGGTCTGCCGGAAACCCCGGTACCCGCTGGTTTACACGCCACTTTACGCGATTACCAGAAGCAAGGCCTGAACTGGCTTACTTTCCTGGATCAGTTTAACTTTGGCGGCTGTTTGGCCGACGACATGGGTTTGGGTAAAACGGTACAAGTAATTGCTTTTATCTTAACGCAACGCGGCAAAACAAAAAATAATACCAACCTGGTGGTGGTGCCCACCTCGTTGCTGTTTAACTGGCAGGAAGAAATCGCCCGCTTTGCCCCCGATTTAAAAGTAACAACCAGCTACGGCGCTACTAGGATTAAAAAACCAGAAAATTTTAAAAATTCTGAAATTGTCCTGACTTCGTACGGCACCTTGGTATCCGATATTCAGGTATTCAAAGAATATGTTTTCAATTACATTATTCTGGATGAGTCGCAGAATATTAAAAACCCGGAAACGGAGCGGTACCGCGCGGTGCGTTTGCTGCAATCGCGAAATAAGCTGGTACTAACCGGTACACCCGTCGAAAACAATACCTTTGATTTGTACGGGCAATTATCCTTTGCCTGCCCGGGTTTATTAGGTAACCAACGTTATTTCCGCGACCATTATTCTACGCCCATCGATAAGTTTAAAGACAGCAAGCGTGCCGCCGAACTGCAACGCAAAGTAAGTCCGTTTATTTTGCGGCGCACCAAAGAACAGGTAGCCCCGGAACTGCCCGACAAAACCGAAATGGTCATTTACTGTCAGATGGGCCTGGAACAACGACGCGTGTACGAAGCCTCCGAAAGAGAAATCCGCGAGTATATTTCGGCGCAGGAAGAAGATGAAATTAAAAAGAACCCCATGCATGTGTTGCGGGGCCTTACCAAACTGCGGCAAATCTGCGATTCCCCGGCTTTATTGCCCGACGGCGATTATAACGTACAAGCTTCGGCTAAAATGGAAACCTTGTTGGAACAAATCGAAAACAAAGCGCCTTACCATAAAATTCTGGTGTTTTCGCAGTTTGTTACCATGCTGGAGTTTATTCAGAAAGAGCTGAGCCGCCGCCAAATACCGTATGCCCTGCTTACGGGCCAAACCACCGACCGGGCCGGGGCCGTTAATGCTTTTCAGGATGATGAAAACATTCGTGTGTTTTTAATCAGCTTAAAAGCCGGCGGCACCGGGCTTAATTTAACCCGCGCCGATTACGTGTACCTCGTAGACCCCTGGTGGAACCCCGCCGTAGAAAATCAGGCCATCGACCGCACTTACCGTATTGGGCAAACC
The sequence above is a segment of the Adhaeribacter swui genome. Coding sequences within it:
- a CDS encoding DEAD/DEAH box helicase is translated as MAASGIIAGNRNAKHEYLVDGQRITTIAYHDLVKHTSAETLTVMGSSYQVYPSFLDLNQGLFTIGTGFNPGPEVNVVQLEHAIWLSCPCGAVKTQLCPHQAQVLQAVMLRPEFRVFFDEKLRRDKILPVAKDYGLAEAKNLDAYFTLEYVNKSIVVKPRQKELLPLNAETQAYLSEALLLKPKLPVVSGQTPKESTRLIVVLSAHKQYRHLYLELYQATVSQEGKIKNPLQVISPADLIWLTDNPEEIKFYSAISKFQNNYHTTPAESDWEALKALVRNPLKLSFYGQNLKKQTDTITAGALVPLRVQNLPANLELDVHLQDHFYQITGSLILEEQKFMLPKLEIRHEYFIQIKHTLYFFQNPDVLRIIQFFKKRDHKIIVHESKFAEFRETVLANLESKIRVNYSYVKPATEKQIVDYGFDETREPIIYLSDSEDFILITPVMRYGPLEIPVKSRQQIYATDARGNAFTLSRDEEAEDNLTAAILKQHPYFYEQLHLDCFYLHRDRFLLDGWFLEAFDVWQQAGITILGFKELKNNNLNPHKARLNILVTSGINWFDTTVDVRFGKNKVPLKYLHKSIRNKNRFVTLDDGTQGLLPEEWLTKLTPYFEAGEVSGETLRTPKTNFTAIAELYATEVLSREVRSELALYQEKLADFTGLPETPVPAGLHATLRDYQKQGLNWLTFLDQFNFGGCLADDMGLGKTVQVIAFILTQRGKTKNNTNLVVVPTSLLFNWQEEIARFAPDLKVTTSYGATRIKKPENFKNSEIVLTSYGTLVSDIQVFKEYVFNYIILDESQNIKNPETERYRAVRLLQSRNKLVLTGTPVENNTFDLYGQLSFACPGLLGNQRYFRDHYSTPIDKFKDSKRAAELQRKVSPFILRRTKEQVAPELPDKTEMVIYCQMGLEQRRVYEASEREIREYISAQEEDEIKKNPMHVLRGLTKLRQICDSPALLPDGDYNVQASAKMETLLEQIENKAPYHKILVFSQFVTMLEFIQKELSRRQIPYALLTGQTTDRAGAVNAFQDDENIRVFLISLKAGGTGLNLTRADYVYLVDPWWNPAVENQAIDRTYRIGQTKKVVAVRLICPDTVEEKILKLQEAKKELVKDVISKENTFLKNLSKQDLLGLFN